Proteins encoded together in one bacterium window:
- a CDS encoding amidohydrolase family protein: MTAIIDFHTHAFPDTLAQRAMEHLTKQGNIPAFHQGTISALLESMDKTGIEKSIICSIATKPNQFRSILNWSKSIASDRIIPFPSFHPDDPKYADNIKMIKDAGFKGIKFHPYYQEFNLDDEKMFPIYEHIATANLILLSHTGFDFAFPFIRKADPEKILNVLSRVPELKLICSHLGAWKDWDNVECLLVGKPLYMEISFALDFLEFEQAKRIIVNHPHEYILFGTDSPWTDQKKTLHLLKSLSLDPTFEQMILYGNAMRLLNSVS; encoded by the coding sequence ATGACCGCTATTATTGATTTTCATACGCACGCATTTCCGGATACACTTGCCCAGCGGGCTATGGAGCATCTGACAAAACAAGGAAATATTCCTGCATTTCATCAAGGAACGATTTCTGCTTTGCTGGAATCAATGGATAAAACCGGCATAGAAAAAAGTATCATCTGTTCGATTGCAACGAAACCGAACCAGTTTAGGTCGATCTTGAATTGGTCGAAATCAATCGCATCTGATCGGATTATTCCGTTTCCATCGTTTCATCCGGATGATCCAAAGTATGCGGATAATATCAAAATGATCAAAGATGCTGGGTTTAAAGGAATTAAATTTCATCCGTACTATCAAGAGTTCAACCTAGATGACGAAAAAATGTTCCCGATATACGAGCACATTGCTACGGCAAACCTTATTTTGCTCTCACATACCGGATTTGATTTTGCTTTTCCATTTATTAGAAAAGCCGACCCGGAAAAAATCCTGAATGTTCTATCTCGCGTACCGGAGTTAAAACTAATCTGCTCGCATCTTGGCGCCTGGAAAGATTGGGATAATGTCGAATGCTTACTCGTCGGTAAACCGCTCTATATGGAAATCTCGTTTGCACTCGATTTTCTGGAGTTCGAACAAGCGAAACGTATCATAGTGAATCATCCACATGAATATATCCTATTCGGTACCGATTCACCTTGGACTGACCAGAAAAAAACATTGCACCTGCTAAAATCACTATCACTCGACCCTACGTTTGAACAGATGATTTTGTATGGAAACGCTATGCGATTGCTTAACTCCGTTAGCTAA